The proteins below come from a single Microtus ochrogaster isolate Prairie Vole_2 chromosome 22, MicOch1.0, whole genome shotgun sequence genomic window:
- the Kcne3 gene encoding potassium voltage-gated channel subfamily E member 3 — METSNGTETWYKSLHAVLKALNATLHSHLLCRPGPGPGPGPDNQTEERRASLPGRNDNSYMYILFVMFLFAVTVGSLILGYTRSRKVDKRSDPYHVYIKNRVSMI; from the coding sequence ATGGAGACTTCCAATGGGACCGAGACCTGGTACAAGAGCCTCCATGCTGTGCTGAAGGCTCTGAATGCCACCCTCCACAGTCACTTGCTCTGCCGTCCTGGGCCAGGGCCAGGACCTGGGCCAGACAATCAAACTGAAGAACGCCGAGCTAGCCTTCCTGGCCGTAATGACAACTCCTACATGTATATTCTCTTTGTCATGTTCCTATTTGCTGTCACTGTGGGCAGTCTCATCCTGGGATACACCCGTTCTCGCAAGGTGGACAAACGTAGTGACCCCTATCACGTGTACATCAAGAACCGTGTGTCTATGATCTGA